A portion of the bacterium genome contains these proteins:
- the rplP gene encoding 50S ribosomal protein L16: MLMPKRTKHRKTHKGRMRGVAFRGSSVSFGDYGLQATECGWITSRQIEAARIAITRRIKRMGKVWIRVFPDKPITLKPAETRMGKGKGNPEYWVAVVKPGRMLYEINGVTPELAKEAFRLGAAKLPFKTRIVSRHGE; the protein is encoded by the coding sequence ATGTTGATGCCGAAGAGGACCAAACACCGCAAGACCCACAAGGGCCGCATGAGGGGCGTCGCGTTCCGCGGTTCCAGCGTGTCCTTCGGCGACTACGGCCTGCAGGCCACGGAGTGCGGCTGGATCACGAGCCGTCAGATCGAGGCTGCCCGTATCGCCATCACGCGCCGGATCAAGAGAATGGGCAAGGTCTGGATCCGGGTCTTCCCGGACAAACCGATCACGTTGAAGCCGGCCGAGACCCGCATGGGCAAGGGCAAGGGCAATCCCGAGTACTGGGTTGCCGTCGTCAAGCCCGGTCGCATGCTCTACGAGATCAACGGCGTGACCCCCGAGCTGGCCAAGGAGGCCTTCCGGCTGGGTGCGGCAAAGCTGCCCTTCAAGACGCGTATCGTCAGCAGGCACGGGGAGTAA
- the rpsQ gene encoding 30S ribosomal protein S17 — MTQSERNLRATRIGTVVSDLMDKTVVVKIDRRFPHPLYKRIINRSIKIKAHDEANECHAGDTVKVMSTRPYSKTKRWRVAEILERAK, encoded by the coding sequence ATGACGCAGTCGGAGAGGAACCTGAGGGCTACGCGAATCGGCACCGTCGTGTCCGACCTGATGGACAAGACCGTGGTCGTGAAGATCGACCGCCGTTTTCCGCACCCCCTCTACAAGCGGATCATCAACCGCTCGATCAAGATCAAGGCCCACGACGAGGCCAATGAGTGCCACGCCGGCGATACCGTGAAGGTCATGTCGACGCGGCCCTACTCCAAGACCAAGCGCTGGCGCGTGGCCGAGATCCTCGAGCGCGCGAAGTAG
- the rpsS gene encoding 30S ribosomal protein S19, whose protein sequence is MARSIKKGPYVDDHLHRKIAEMNERGDKRVVKTWSRRSTVIPDFLGHTIAVHNGKQFIPVYVQENMVGHKLGEFAPTRTYRGHTSRGKGK, encoded by the coding sequence ATGGCTCGTTCGATCAAAAAGGGACCATACGTCGACGATCACCTGCACAGGAAGATCGCCGAGATGAATGAGAGGGGCGACAAGCGGGTCGTCAAGACCTGGTCGCGTCGTTCGACCGTCATACCCGATTTCCTGGGTCATACCATCGCTGTCCACAACGGCAAGCAGTTCATTCCGGTATATGTCCAGGAGAACATGGTGGGCCACAAGCTCGGGGAATTCGCGCCGACGCGGACCTACCGGGGGCATACCAGCAGGGGCAAGGGCAAGTAG
- the rplE gene encoding 50S ribosomal protein L5: MSKPRMREFYENDVRRALQEKFGFKNPMMIPRPTKIVLNMGLGRAIQNPKTLESALSDLEIIAGQQPVKTKARKSISNFKLREGMAIGARVTLRGERMWEFMDRFINFTLPRIRDFRGVSDRLSGGGDYTVGLKDQLVFPEIDYDKVEEPRGLNITFVTTAKNDEEGRELLKQLGMPFRR; encoded by the coding sequence ATGTCGAAGCCGAGGATGAGGGAATTCTACGAGAACGACGTCAGGCGGGCGTTGCAGGAGAAATTCGGGTTCAAGAACCCGATGATGATTCCCCGACCGACCAAGATCGTCCTGAACATGGGTCTTGGCCGCGCGATCCAGAACCCGAAGACCCTGGAGAGCGCGCTGAGCGACCTGGAGATCATCGCGGGCCAGCAACCCGTGAAGACCAAGGCCCGCAAGTCGATATCGAACTTCAAGTTGCGCGAGGGCATGGCCATCGGCGCGCGGGTCACCTTGCGCGGCGAGCGCATGTGGGAGTTCATGGATCGCTTCATCAACTTCACCCTGCCCCGCATCCGCGACTTCCGCGGCGTCTCGGACCGGTTGAGCGGCGGGGGCGATTATACGGTCGGCCTGAAGGACCAGCTGGTCTTTCCCGAGATCGACTACGACAAGGTGGAAGAACCGCGCGGCCTGAACATCACCTTCGTGACCACCGCGAAGAACGACGAGGAGGGCCGGGAGCTGCTGAAGCAGCTGGGCATGCCCTTCCGGCGCTAG
- the rplV gene encoding 50S ribosomal protein L22: MDGRAVSKFVMISPRKARLVADLVRGKRVDLAQEILGLTAKKASPILSKTIASATANARIVSEEDVRRDDSGFFVKEIKIEEGPIMKRIQPRAQGRAYRILKRTSHIRVTISPVQ; this comes from the coding sequence ATGGACGGCCGTGCTGTCAGCAAGTTCGTGATGATTTCGCCCAGGAAGGCCCGACTCGTGGCCGATCTGGTGCGTGGCAAGCGTGTGGACCTGGCTCAGGAGATCCTCGGCCTGACCGCCAAGAAGGCGTCACCGATCCTGAGCAAGACGATCGCGTCGGCCACGGCCAACGCCCGCATCGTCTCGGAGGAGGACGTCAGACGCGATGACTCGGGCTTCTTCGTCAAGGAAATCAAGATAGAGGAAGGACCGATCATGAAGCGGATCCAGCCACGCGCCCAGGGCCGGGCGTACCGGATCTTGAAGCGTACCAGCCATATCCGGGTGACGATTTCGCCGGTCCAGTAG
- the rplX gene encoding 50S ribosomal protein L24, translating to MHIKKKDKVRVISGNHKGMEGEVLKVYPDAGRVIVEKVNLIKRHTRQSKQAPQGGIIEKEASIEASNLMLICPKCGKAARTGTEVLGDGMRVRTCKLCGEMLAN from the coding sequence ATGCACATCAAGAAGAAGGACAAGGTCCGGGTCATCTCCGGCAATCACAAGGGCATGGAGGGAGAGGTCCTCAAGGTCTATCCCGACGCCGGGCGTGTGATCGTCGAGAAGGTCAACCTGATCAAGCGCCACACGCGCCAGTCCAAGCAGGCGCCCCAGGGCGGCATCATCGAGAAGGAGGCCAGCATCGAGGCCTCCAACCTGATGCTGATCTGCCCCAAGTGCGGCAAGGCGGCCCGTACCGGCACCGAGGTGCTGGGAGATGGCATGCGCGTGAGAACCTGCAAGCTTTGCGGCGAGATGCTCGCCAACTAG
- the rplB gene encoding 50S ribosomal protein L2 has protein sequence MGIKKLKPVTPAQRFRTVSDFSELTTDQPEKSLLEPLNKTGGRNNTGRVTSRRRGGGHKRRYRRIDFKRDKMGVPARVATIEYDPNRSARIALLFYADGEKRYILWPNGLKVDDTVLTGEAASFSVGNSMPLHRIPLGTVVHNVELQIGRGGQIVRSAGSFAQVLAKEGDYVTLRLPSGEVRMVHRNCYATIGEVGNSEHENVVLGKAGKSRWLGRRPKVRGVAMNPVDHPHGGGEGKSSGGRHPVSPWGQPTKGFKTRRKKPSDRFIVRRRKKK, from the coding sequence ATGGGTATCAAGAAACTGAAGCCCGTGACGCCTGCGCAACGATTCCGCACGGTTTCGGATTTCAGCGAGCTGACGACCGATCAACCCGAGAAGTCGCTCCTGGAGCCCCTCAACAAGACCGGCGGACGCAACAACACTGGCCGGGTGACGAGCCGCCGGCGCGGCGGCGGCCACAAGCGCCGCTACCGCCGGATCGACTTCAAGCGCGACAAGATGGGCGTGCCCGCTCGCGTCGCGACCATCGAGTACGATCCGAACCGCAGCGCGCGCATCGCCCTGCTGTTCTATGCCGATGGCGAGAAGCGATACATCCTGTGGCCCAACGGGCTGAAGGTGGACGACACGGTGCTGACCGGCGAGGCGGCCAGCTTCAGCGTGGGCAACTCCATGCCGCTGCACCGGATACCCCTGGGCACCGTTGTGCACAACGTGGAGCTGCAGATCGGCCGCGGCGGACAGATCGTCCGCAGCGCCGGTTCCTTCGCCCAGGTGCTGGCCAAGGAAGGCGATTACGTGACGCTGCGCCTGCCGAGCGGCGAGGTGCGCATGGTGCACAGGAACTGTTACGCCACCATCGGCGAGGTCGGCAATTCCGAGCACGAGAACGTCGTACTCGGCAAGGCCGGCAAGTCGCGCTGGCTGGGCAGGCGCCCCAAGGTCAGGGGCGTGGCCATGAACCCCGTCGACCACCCCCACGGCGGCGGCGAGGGCAAGTCCTCCGGCGGACGTCATCCCGTCTCGCCCTGGGGCCAGCCCACGAAGGGATTCAAGACGCGGCGCAAGAAGCCGTCGGACCGCTTCATAGTGCGGCGTCGGAAGAAGAAGTAG
- a CDS encoding type Z 30S ribosomal protein S14: MAKKSLIAKANRPPKYKVRAYTRCRRCGRARAYYRKFGVCRICFRELALQGDLPGVVKSSW, encoded by the coding sequence TTGGCCAAGAAGTCGCTGATCGCCAAGGCCAACCGGCCGCCCAAGTACAAGGTGCGAGCATACACCCGGTGCCGCCGTTGCGGACGGGCGAGGGCATACTACCGGAAGTTCGGCGTCTGCCGCATCTGCTTCCGCGAACTGGCGCTGCAGGGCGACCTGCCCGGAGTCGTCAAGTCGAGCTGGTAA
- the rpsC gene encoding 30S ribosomal protein S3, whose protein sequence is MGQKTHPIGFRLGIVKDWNSTWFSEKHYADWLNEDLLLRKYIMARVGNAGIAQIRIKRFREKVNVIVSTSRPGVVIGRKGSRADELRAELNKMIGKNVKLDVEEVKKPELSAPLVAEHVAAQLTGRVSFRRAMKKAIATAMRMGAQGIKIRCAGRLGGAEMARIESYHDGSVPLHTLRADIDYGMTTAHTTFGAIGVKVWICRGEIFPADFKEQLRSQVHEERA, encoded by the coding sequence ATGGGTCAGAAAACGCATCCGATCGGTTTCCGGCTGGGGATCGTGAAGGACTGGAACTCGACCTGGTTCAGCGAGAAGCACTATGCCGACTGGCTGAACGAGGACCTGCTGCTGCGCAAGTACATCATGGCCAGGGTCGGGAACGCCGGCATCGCGCAGATCCGCATCAAGCGCTTCCGCGAGAAGGTGAACGTGATCGTCTCGACAAGCCGTCCCGGCGTGGTCATCGGGCGCAAGGGCTCGCGCGCGGACGAGTTGCGCGCCGAGCTGAACAAGATGATCGGCAAGAACGTCAAGCTGGACGTGGAAGAGGTCAAGAAACCCGAGCTGTCGGCACCGCTGGTCGCCGAGCACGTGGCTGCCCAGCTGACCGGACGCGTGTCCTTCCGCCGCGCCATGAAGAAGGCCATCGCCACCGCCATGCGCATGGGCGCCCAGGGGATCAAGATCCGCTGCGCCGGCCGCCTCGGCGGCGCCGAGATGGCCCGCATCGAGAGCTACCACGACGGCAGCGTCCCCTTGCACACGCTGCGCGCCGACATCGACTACGGGATGACCACCGCCCACACCACCTTCGGCGCGATCGGCGTGAAGGTGTGGATCTGCAGGGGCGAGATCTTCCCCGCGGACTTCAAGGAGCAGCTGCGTTCCCAGGTCCACGAGGAGCGGGCGTAG
- the rplN gene encoding 50S ribosomal protein L14 has product MIQVHTMLNIADNSGAKTAMCIRVLGGSRRRYARVGDIIVCAVKSAIPNGNVKKGTVVKAVVVRTRKEIGRKDGSYIRFGENSAVIINDDKEPVGTRIFGPVARELREKKFMKIVSLAPEVL; this is encoded by the coding sequence ATGATCCAAGTACACACGATGCTGAACATCGCGGACAACTCCGGCGCCAAGACCGCCATGTGCATCCGCGTGCTGGGCGGGTCGCGCAGGCGTTACGCCCGGGTCGGCGACATCATCGTATGCGCGGTCAAGAGCGCCATCCCCAACGGCAACGTCAAGAAGGGGACGGTCGTCAAGGCGGTCGTCGTGCGCACCCGCAAGGAGATCGGCCGCAAGGACGGCTCCTACATCCGCTTCGGCGAGAACTCCGCGGTCATCATCAACGATGACAAGGAGCCGGTGGGCACGCGCATCTTCGGACCCGTAGCCCGGGAACTGCGGGAGAAGAAGTTCATGAAGATCGTCTCCCTCGCGCCGGAGGTGCTGTGA
- the rpmC gene encoding 50S ribosomal protein L29 gives MKKAHNYRDMSLEELESLVAEKSEDLLNLRMQLNMRRLDNPLSVRIARRELAVIKTVVNEKKAGR, from the coding sequence ATGAAGAAAGCACACAATTACCGGGACATGTCCCTGGAGGAGCTGGAGAGCCTCGTGGCCGAGAAGTCCGAGGATCTGCTCAATCTGCGCATGCAGTTGAATATGCGCCGCCTGGACAATCCCTTGTCCGTTCGTATCGCCCGACGCGAGCTGGCCGTCATCAAGACGGTCGTGAACGAGAAGAAGGCAGGGCGCTAG
- the rpsH gene encoding 30S ribosomal protein S8, producing MSMTDPIADMLTRIRNAIQAGHRKVEMPASNTKKALAHLLEAQGYVAKVDETDEGPQGTVRITLKYYVRNGKQTGVIEGLQRVSKPGRRIYADKLSIPKVRGGYGIAIVSTNQGIMTDHQCRTRGVGGEILCEVW from the coding sequence ATGAGCATGACCGATCCCATCGCGGATATGCTGACGCGCATCCGCAACGCCATCCAGGCCGGCCACCGCAAGGTGGAGATGCCCGCGTCCAACACCAAGAAGGCGCTGGCGCACCTACTCGAGGCCCAGGGCTACGTGGCGAAGGTCGACGAGACCGACGAGGGGCCCCAGGGCACCGTGCGCATCACGTTGAAGTACTACGTGCGCAACGGCAAGCAGACCGGCGTCATCGAAGGCCTCCAGCGCGTGAGCAAGCCGGGTCGACGCATCTACGCCGACAAGTTGAGCATTCCGAAGGTCCGTGGCGGCTACGGAATAGCTATCGTCTCGACCAACCAGGGGATCATGACCGACCACCAATGCCGTACCAGGGGCGTTGGGGGCGAGATCCTCTGCGAGGTCTGGTAA